The following are from one region of the Salvia splendens isolate huo1 chromosome 2, SspV2, whole genome shotgun sequence genome:
- the LOC121792408 gene encoding exopolyphosphatase-like isoform X2 → MSTNYPAPMTTTSTANNNLFAAVDMGTNSFKLTLVKVDPFSGRFLTLSRLKEPVVLGLDTTASSSAISADSLDRSISALRTFQNYLHSHRLPPSHLRLVATSAVREASNKSQFIQTISETLGLDVEIISGAEEARLIYLGVLQFFPVYSSTVLTIDIGGGSTEFTVAERGKVLYSKSLRLGHVTLTRRYPDVEQMREHIRNEIEASGLIGKIGEFKLDMVIGSSGTINAIEKAVCTGYAVKAEEETVGVPEEFGKREWRFTRHELSCLLQSLYEEDKGMEGRLRRMEFFKRRGAFILAGTVLLDEIFGRLGIEEMEVSGYALGEGVLAEMSGRIFEGFDLNANARWRSVFRLALRFSNKKRMKVATTCAAIARDICEGLRKLNDNHDNKLSVSLDHRDLECLDAACLLHNIGLYTGKKGYHKQSYRVIMSGDHLCGYSEEEIKLSADCTACEIS, encoded by the exons ATGAGCACCAATTATCCAGCTCCGATGACCACCACGTCAACGGCCAACAACAACCTCTTCGCCGCCGTGGACATGGGCACCAACTCATTCAAACTCACACTTGTCAAGGTCGATCCATTTTCCGGCCGATTCCTCACGCTCAGCCGCCTCAAAGAACCAGTCGTCCTCGGCCTCGACACCACAGCCTCCTCCTCCGCCATCTCCGCCGACTCTCTCGACCGCTCAATCTCTGCCCTCCGCACTTTCCAGAACTACCTCCACtcccaccgccttcccccctcCCATCTCCGCCTCGTCGCCACGTCAGCCGTCCGCGAAGCTTCCAACAAATCCCAATTCATCCAAACCATCAGCGAAACCCTAGGCCTCGACGTAGAAATCATCTCCGGCGCGGAAGAGGCGCGCCTCATTTACCTCGGAGTTCTACAGTTCTTCCCGGTTTACAGCTCCACGGTGCTTACAATTGACATCGGCGGCGGCTCTACTGAATTCACCGTAGCGGAAAGGGGAAAAGTTCTGTATTCGAAATCATTGAGATTAGGGCATGTCACATTAACTCGGAGATATCCCGATGTTGAGCAAATGCGGGAACATATTCGTAATGAAATAGAAGCTTCTGGATTGATCGGGAAAATCGGGGAGTTCAAACTCGATATGGTGATAGGCTCCTCGGGTACGATTAATGCTATCGAGAAGGCCGTGTGCACAGGCTATGCAGTTAAGGCAGAGGAGGAGACCGTTGGTGTGCCTGAGGAATTTGGGAAAAGGGAGTGGAGGTTTACTAGGCACGAGCTGAGTTGTTTACTGCAGAGTTTGTATGAGGAAGACAAGGGAATGGAGGGGAGGCTTAGAAGAATGGAGTTTTTCAAGAGGCGAGGTGCGTTCATCTTGGCAGGAACTGTTTTACTTGATGAGATATTTGGGAGGCTGGGGATTGAGGAAATGGAGGTTTCAGGGTATGCATTAGGGGAGGGGGTGCTTGCAGAGATGTCAGGGCGCATTTTTGAGGGGTTTGATTTGAATGCTAATGCACGGTGGAGGTCCGTTTTCAGGCTTGCTTTGAGGTTTAGTAATAAGAAAAGGATGAAAGTTGCTACTACGTGTGCAGCAATCGCAAGG GATATTTGTGAAGGTTTGAGGAAATTGAATGACAATCATGACAATAAGCTCTCAGTGTCCTTGGATCACAGGGATCTTGAATGCCTGGATGCTGCTTGTTTGCTTCATAATATTGGCCTATATACTGGCAAAAAGGGTTATCACAAGCAGTCTTATCGCGTGATAATG AGTGGGGATCACCTCTGTGGATATAGTGAGGAAGAGATTAAG CTTTCAGCTGACTGCACTGCTTGTGAGATATCATAG
- the LOC121792408 gene encoding exopolyphosphatase-like isoform X1, which produces MSTNYPAPMTTTSTANNNLFAAVDMGTNSFKLTLVKVDPFSGRFLTLSRLKEPVVLGLDTTASSSAISADSLDRSISALRTFQNYLHSHRLPPSHLRLVATSAVREASNKSQFIQTISETLGLDVEIISGAEEARLIYLGVLQFFPVYSSTVLTIDIGGGSTEFTVAERGKVLYSKSLRLGHVTLTRRYPDVEQMREHIRNEIEASGLIGKIGEFKLDMVIGSSGTINAIEKAVCTGYAVKAEEETVGVPEEFGKREWRFTRHELSCLLQSLYEEDKGMEGRLRRMEFFKRRGAFILAGTVLLDEIFGRLGIEEMEVSGYALGEGVLAEMSGRIFEGFDLNANARWRSVFRLALRFSNKKRMKVATTCAAIARDICEGLRKLNDNHDNKLSVSLDHRDLECLDAACLLHNIGLYTGKKGYHKQSYRVIMSGDHLCGYSEEEIKLTALLVRYHRKKYPKKDAFEGSAKQKFRVLCTIMRLAYAVQQCLPGDIQVAEFAYSPEGYKLVLNAGEARNQSTEDAQALADIFQPLDQDNNVLMEKELEHFRMVFRENLSILVTGTVPGG; this is translated from the exons ATGAGCACCAATTATCCAGCTCCGATGACCACCACGTCAACGGCCAACAACAACCTCTTCGCCGCCGTGGACATGGGCACCAACTCATTCAAACTCACACTTGTCAAGGTCGATCCATTTTCCGGCCGATTCCTCACGCTCAGCCGCCTCAAAGAACCAGTCGTCCTCGGCCTCGACACCACAGCCTCCTCCTCCGCCATCTCCGCCGACTCTCTCGACCGCTCAATCTCTGCCCTCCGCACTTTCCAGAACTACCTCCACtcccaccgccttcccccctcCCATCTCCGCCTCGTCGCCACGTCAGCCGTCCGCGAAGCTTCCAACAAATCCCAATTCATCCAAACCATCAGCGAAACCCTAGGCCTCGACGTAGAAATCATCTCCGGCGCGGAAGAGGCGCGCCTCATTTACCTCGGAGTTCTACAGTTCTTCCCGGTTTACAGCTCCACGGTGCTTACAATTGACATCGGCGGCGGCTCTACTGAATTCACCGTAGCGGAAAGGGGAAAAGTTCTGTATTCGAAATCATTGAGATTAGGGCATGTCACATTAACTCGGAGATATCCCGATGTTGAGCAAATGCGGGAACATATTCGTAATGAAATAGAAGCTTCTGGATTGATCGGGAAAATCGGGGAGTTCAAACTCGATATGGTGATAGGCTCCTCGGGTACGATTAATGCTATCGAGAAGGCCGTGTGCACAGGCTATGCAGTTAAGGCAGAGGAGGAGACCGTTGGTGTGCCTGAGGAATTTGGGAAAAGGGAGTGGAGGTTTACTAGGCACGAGCTGAGTTGTTTACTGCAGAGTTTGTATGAGGAAGACAAGGGAATGGAGGGGAGGCTTAGAAGAATGGAGTTTTTCAAGAGGCGAGGTGCGTTCATCTTGGCAGGAACTGTTTTACTTGATGAGATATTTGGGAGGCTGGGGATTGAGGAAATGGAGGTTTCAGGGTATGCATTAGGGGAGGGGGTGCTTGCAGAGATGTCAGGGCGCATTTTTGAGGGGTTTGATTTGAATGCTAATGCACGGTGGAGGTCCGTTTTCAGGCTTGCTTTGAGGTTTAGTAATAAGAAAAGGATGAAAGTTGCTACTACGTGTGCAGCAATCGCAAGG GATATTTGTGAAGGTTTGAGGAAATTGAATGACAATCATGACAATAAGCTCTCAGTGTCCTTGGATCACAGGGATCTTGAATGCCTGGATGCTGCTTGTTTGCTTCATAATATTGGCCTATATACTGGCAAAAAGGGTTATCACAAGCAGTCTTATCGCGTGATAATG AGTGGGGATCACCTCTGTGGATATAGTGAGGAAGAGATTAAG CTGACTGCACTGCTTGTGAGATATCATAGGAAAAAATATCCCAAAAAAGATGCTTTTGAGGGATCTGCTAAACAG AAATTCAGAGTTCTCTGTACGATTATGCGGTTAGCTTATGCAGTGCAGCAATGTCTCCCTGGGGATATTCAAGTCGCAGAATTTGCATATTCTCCAGAAGGTTACAAATTG GTACTCAATGCAGGTGAGGCAAGAAATCAGTCTACCGAGGATGCCCAAGCATTAGCTGACATCTTCCAGCCATTAGATCAGGATAACAATGTGTTGATGGAGAAAGAATTGGAACATTTTAGGATG GTTTTCAGGGAAAATTTGTCTATTTTAGTAACTGGAACCGTTCCTGGCGGCTAG
- the LOC121792410 gene encoding uncharacterized protein LOC121792410, whose translation MEVEKQGKGGFLQLFDWNGKSRKKLFTSKPDLPESSDHGKDNCHGSVIARRQLVLDQGFPLNATCDNDYPYASSASGDSEQGTKAPGVVARLMGLDSLPTSNVNEPCSNPLSDSYSFRDSSYSMAVPAFHGEHDIVIFESVRNKLDGYSRNPLDLRLQKVQNRHIERFQREVLPPKSAKPMPVTHNRIMSPIKSPGFIPPKNAAYIIEAASKIIDQSPRSTTKGNFSSLGLPSGPFRVRGLKEKLESAQRSSQAANASQKVKEENSKNIKKQLNARGKGRLEDNYQYKGSEESKRASSQRSKSNEKLVSLAVQTKPSIHKRDGSTSSGSRSSQKQKEHNGCVTRDLTHAQKKVEKQSSSRKPSEALRLNNQKQNRASGNDEEKLESSCSKPKERQESNLSSNYINGRTTNRTVNKIVFNTVATSRKTNFVAADPGKDASSVRAKTTSKKRLPINQNVQSSGGVALEAMAIKDEKSVKCNVSFEGDSNWDGIDRKSSFDVVSFTFTSPIKKSVGSNSSAAVLEETSLLSPSYDPCVRESDLRSSATSSSGFNVIGGDALSVLLEEKLKELTSRVELSQKDVSGSSSLSVNNYANMGPAVNLVEREALDASDCASVDKPWLQADQGSKGLEYFAGAGDSKNFQRHLYLQGSPSLSSQPSLSGASCDSFDVGRSSSDKGMNWRSTRKPHIAEVDPEISDTASSLSVWSMSETASSSLHVVESKDSSNWELKYIEDILSHAELSVEEFSLGQAHKIVAPDLFMQLENQTMESYKGMEENAVERKVLFDCVCECLEQRCGRILDGGPEFWGKQVAVLHRRQWLADDLYREIWRWTNSEELMVDELVDKDMSSKSGKWVDFEVEAFEEGVEIGNRILTCLVDELIDDFLL comes from the exons ATGGAGGTTGAGAAGCAAGGAAAGGGAGGCTTTCTTCAGTTGTTTGATTGGAATGGTAAATCTCGCAAGAAGCTCTTCACTAGCAAACCTGATCTACCTG AGAGTTCCGACCATGGAAAAGATAATTGTCATGGTTCAGTCATTGCACGGCGTCAGCTG GTGCTTGATCAAGGCTTCCCTCTTAATGCCACTTGTGACAATGATTATCCTTATGCTTCTTCAGCCAGTGGCGACTCAGAACAGGGAACAAAAGCACCTGGGGTTGTTGCACGTCTTATGGGACTGGATTCCTTGCCAACATCAAACGTTAATGAACCTTGTTCTAATCCGCTTTCTGACTCCTACTCATTCAGAGATTCTAGTTACTCAATGGCTGTTCCTGCATTTCATGGCGAACATGATATCGTAATCTTTGAGAGTGTGCGGAATAAATTGGATGGATATAGTCGGAATCCTTTAGACCTGAGGTTGCAGAAGGTGCAGAATCGACACATAGAGAGGTTTCAAAGAGAGGTATTGCCTCCCAAATCCGCTAAGCCCATGCCTGTTACTCATAACCGGATCATGTCTCCTATCAAAAGTCCTGGGTTCATTCCACCTAAAAATGCGGCTTACATAATTGAGGCTGCTTCCAAGATAATTGACCAGAGTCCAAGGTCAACCACTAAAGGCAATTTTTCGTCACTTGGATTGCCTTCTGGTCCATTTAGAGTTCGGGGTTTGAAGGAGAAACTCGAGTCTGCTCAGCGGTCTTCTCAAGCAGCTAATGCATCCCAAAAGGTGAAAGAGGAGAATTCAAAAAATATCAAGAAACAACTTAATGCCCGGGGTAAAGGCCGATTAGAAGACAATTATCAGTATAAGGGATCTGAAGAATCCAAAAGGGCTAGTTCTCAAAGATCAAAGAGTAATGAGAAACTAGTTTCTCTTGCAGTTCAGACAAAACCCAGCATCCATAAAAGAGATGGGTCAACTTCTTCTGGTAGCAGAAGTTCTCAGAAGCAAAAAGAACACAATGGGTGTGTAACTAGGGATCTTACACATGCACAAAAAAAAGTGGAAAAGCAAAGTTCATCAAGAAAGCCTTCTGAGGCGCTCAGGTTGAATAATCAGAAGCAAAATCGTGCCTCAGGCAACGATGAAGAAAAGTTGGAATCTTCTTGTTCCAAGCCGAAGGAGAGACAAGAATCAAACTTGTCCTCCAATTACATTAATGGGCGTACTACTAATAGGACTGTCAATAAAATTGTTTTCAATACCGTGGCGACATCAAGAAAGACAAATTTTGTGGCTGCTGATCCAGGCAAAGACGCTTCTTCGGTCAGAGCAAAGACAACTTCAAAGAAAAGATTACCTATCAACCAGAATGTTCAGTCTAGTGGAGGTGTTGCTTTAGAAGCTATGGCCATTAAAGATGAAAAATCTGTAAAATGTAATGTTTCCTTTGAAGGTGATTCCAATTGGGATGGAATTGACAGGAAAAGTAGTTTTGATGTCGTGTCATTCACATTCACATCTCCAATCAAGAAGTCTGTTGGATCTAATTCAAGTGCTGCAGTCTTGGAAGAAACTAGCTTGCTTTCTCCCAGTTACGATCCTTGTGTACGCGAATCTGATTTAAGATCTTCTGCAACATCCTCTTCAGGGTTCAATGTTATAGGTGGAGATGCTTTAAGTGTACTTCTGGAAGAAAAACTTAAAGAATTGACTTCTAGGGTCGAGCTTTCGCAGAAAGACGTGTCAGGATCATCTTCTTTGTCCGTTAATAACTATGCAAACATGGGCCCTGCAGTTAACTTGGTGGAACGAGAAGCTCTGGATGCATCGGATTGTGCTTCTGTTGACAAACCTTGGCTCCAAGCTGATCAAGGAAGCAAG GGACTAGAATACTTTGCAGGAGCTGGTGATAGTAAAAACTTTCAGAGACACCTGTATTTGCAAGGGTCCCCATCACTCTCAAGTCAGCCTTCTCTGTCAGGAGCTAGTTGTGACTCATTTGATGTTGGCAGAAGCTCAAGTGATAAAG GAATGAATTGGAGATCTACTAGGAAGCCTCACATAGCTGAAGTTGATCCAGAGATATCAGATACAGCCTCCTCACTGTCTGTTTGGTCTATGTCCGAAACTGCTTCTTCCAGCTTACATGTGGTAGAATCGAAAGATTCTTCAAACTGggaattaaaatacatagaagATATTCTCAGCCATGCAGAATTGTCGGTGGAGGAGTTCTCTCTGGGACAAGCTCACAAAATCGTAGCTCCCGACCTCTTTATGCAGCTGGAGAATCAAACAATGGAATCGTACAAAGGCATGGAAGAAAATGCGGTAGAACGTAAGGTATTGTTTGACTGTGTGTGTGAATGCCTAGAACAGAGATGCGGGCGGATTCTTGATGGAGGCCCAGAGTTCTGGGGCAAGCAGGTGGCAGTGTTACATAGAAGGCAATGGTTGGCCGATGATTTGTACAGAGAGATATGGAGGTGGACGAACTCGGAGGAGCTGATGGTGGATGAGCTCGTGGACAAAGATATGAGCTCGAAGAGCGGGAAATGGGTGGACTTTGAAGTTGAGGCATTTGAAGAAGGTGTAGAAATAGGAAATAGGATACTAACTTGTTTGGTAGATGAATTGATTGATGATTTCTTGTTGTAA
- the LOC121779045 gene encoding uncharacterized protein LOC121779045, with translation MEHEIENPNAVDDIDSCCSTPYVSAPSSPGRGAPLSGFYYSAPASPMHFVLSTTALKSYPSAAAAAADSSCFDFDFSATLPSTAAASPEHMTSADELFFNGQIRPMKLSTHLQRSQILDPLIESDDAFDDDQIFPRGRDLKLRTGSLRRRTRSMSPMRSQTTPFDSARSNADDDKSGEIRAIAAEEEKGADGAPCASRSSSAGRSSKRWIFLKEFLYRSKSEGRNEGHKFWGSLSFSPVNKEKKMAPLASNAKAKEVKKKAVNRNEGGKRRLISPSAHYAEKRAQAEEMKKKTFLPYRQGLLGCLGFSSKSYGAMNGFARAFTTVSSR, from the coding sequence ATGGAACACGAGATCGAAAACCCTAACGCCGTCGACGACATCGATAGCTGCTGCTCCACTCCCTACGTCAGCGCTCCTTCTAGTCCCGGCCGCGGCGCTCCCCTCTCTGGATTCTACTACAGCGCCCCCGCCAGCCCCATGCACTTCGTCCTCTCCACCACCGCTCTCAAATCCTACCcctccgctgctgccgccgctgctgaTTCCAGCTGCTTCGACTTCGATTTCTCCGCCACGCTcccctccaccgccgccgcctcacCGGAACACATGACCTCCGCCGACGAGCTCTTCTTCAACGGCCAGATCCGCCCGATGAAGCTCTCCACGCACCTCCAGCGCTCTCAGATCCTCGATCCGCTCATCGAATCGGACGACGCCTTCGACGACGACCAGATTTTCCCCCGCGGCAGGGATCTGAAGCTCCGCACTGGATCCCTGCGGCGCCGCACCAGATCCATGTCGCCAATGCGGAGCCAAACGACGCCGTTCGATTCCGCCAGATCCAACGCCGACGACGACAAATCCGGCGAAATCCGCGCAATCGCCGCCGAGGAGGAGAAAGGAGCCGACGGAGCGCCGTGCGCGTCGAGGTCGTCGTCGGCGGGGAGGAGCTCAAAGCGGTGGATTTTCCTGAAAGAGTTTCTGTACAGGAGCAAGAGCGAAGGGCGAAACGAAGGGCACAAGTTTTGGGGATCTCTGTCGTTTTCGCCGGTGAACAAGGAGAAGAAAATGGCGCCGTTGGCGAGCAATGCGAAGGCGAAGGAGGTGAAAAAGAAGGCGGTGAACAGAAATGAAGGAGGTAAGAGGAGGTTGATCTCTCCGTCGGCGCATTACGCGGAGAAGAGAGCGCAGGCGgaggagatgaagaagaagacgtTCCTTCCGTACAGGCAAGGGCTGCTGGGGTGTTTGGGGTTCAGCTCCAAGAGCTATGGCGCCATGAATGGGTTTGCTAGAGCATTCACTACTGTTTCTTCTAGGTAA